Proteins encoded together in one Pseudomonas sp. ADAK13 window:
- a CDS encoding efflux RND transporter permease subunit — protein sequence MSSHHNDKATFLERLIFNNRPAVITLCLLVSIFLFWQATLIRPSTSFEKMIPLKHPFIEKMMEHRNDLANLGNTVRISVEAKDGDIFTKEYMETLRQINDEVFYISGVDRSGLKSLWSPSVRWTEVTEEGFAGGEVIPQSYNGSPESLDQLRNNVLKSGQVGRLVANDFKSSIVDIPLLESYPDPQDQGKLLALDYRKFSHELEDKIRDKFEAQNPNVKIHIVGFAKKVGDLIDGLVMVVMFFGIAFVITLVLLLWFTNCLRSTVAVLSTTLVAVIWQLGLMHALGFGLDPYSMLVPFLIFAIGISHGVQKINGIALQSSDADNALTAARRTFRQLFLPGMIAILADAVGFITLLIIDIGVIRELAIGASVGVAVIVFTNLILLPVAISYVGISKRAIAKSKKDAHREHPFWRLLSKFASPKVAPVSIALALVAFGGGLWYSQNLKIGDLDQGAPELRPDSRYNKDNNFIISNYSTSSDVLVVMVKTPPEGCSRYEAMAPIDQLMWKMQNTEGVQSAISLVTVSKQMIKGMNEGNLKWETLSRNPDVLNNSIARADGLYNNNCSLAPVLVFLNDHKAETLDRAVHAVQDFARENNKDGLEFILAAGNAGIEAATNEVIKESELTILILVYLCVATMCMITFRSWAATLCIVLPLVLTSVLGNALMAFMGIGVKVATLPVVALGVGIGVDYGIYIYSRLESFLRAGLPLQEAYYQTLKSTGKAVLFTGLCLAIGVCTWIFSAIKFQADMGLMLTFMLLWNMFGALWLLPALARFLIKPEKLAGQKGNSLFAH from the coding sequence ATGAGCAGTCATCACAACGACAAGGCCACGTTTCTCGAGCGCCTGATTTTCAATAACCGCCCGGCAGTGATCACCCTCTGCCTGTTGGTGAGCATTTTCCTGTTCTGGCAGGCGACGTTGATTCGCCCGTCCACCAGCTTCGAAAAAATGATCCCGCTGAAGCACCCCTTCATCGAGAAGATGATGGAACACCGCAACGACCTGGCGAACCTGGGCAACACGGTGCGCATTTCGGTGGAAGCCAAGGACGGTGACATCTTCACGAAGGAGTACATGGAGACCCTGCGCCAGATCAACGACGAGGTGTTCTACATCTCCGGCGTCGACCGCTCCGGGCTCAAGTCCCTGTGGAGTCCCAGCGTGCGCTGGACTGAAGTCACCGAGGAAGGCTTTGCCGGCGGTGAAGTGATCCCGCAGAGCTACAACGGCTCGCCGGAAAGCCTCGATCAGCTGCGCAACAACGTGCTCAAGTCCGGGCAGGTCGGGCGCCTCGTGGCCAACGACTTCAAGTCGAGCATCGTCGACATTCCGCTGCTGGAGTCCTACCCGGACCCGCAAGACCAGGGCAAGTTGCTGGCCCTGGACTACCGCAAGTTCTCCCATGAACTCGAAGACAAGATCCGCGACAAGTTCGAAGCGCAGAACCCCAACGTCAAGATCCACATCGTCGGGTTTGCCAAGAAGGTGGGCGACCTGATCGACGGCCTGGTGATGGTGGTGATGTTCTTCGGTATCGCCTTCGTCATCACCCTGGTGCTGCTGCTGTGGTTTACCAACTGCCTGCGCAGTACCGTCGCGGTGTTGAGCACCACGCTGGTGGCGGTTATCTGGCAGCTTGGGTTGATGCATGCCCTGGGTTTCGGGCTGGATCCCTACTCGATGCTGGTGCCGTTCCTGATCTTCGCCATCGGCATTTCCCACGGCGTGCAGAAGATCAACGGCATCGCCCTGCAATCCAGTGATGCCGACAACGCCCTGACCGCTGCCCGGCGTACCTTCCGCCAGCTGTTCCTGCCCGGCATGATCGCGATCCTCGCCGATGCGGTCGGCTTTATCACCCTGCTGATCATCGACATCGGCGTGATCCGCGAACTGGCCATCGGCGCCTCGGTGGGGGTGGCGGTCATCGTGTTCACCAACCTGATCCTGCTGCCGGTGGCGATCTCCTATGTGGGCATCAGCAAGCGCGCCATCGCCAAGAGCAAGAAGGATGCGCACCGCGAACACCCGTTCTGGCGCCTGCTGTCGAAGTTCGCCAGCCCCAAAGTTGCCCCGGTGTCGATCGCCCTGGCGCTGGTCGCCTTCGGTGGCGGCCTCTGGTACAGCCAGAACCTGAAAATCGGCGACCTCGACCAGGGCGCGCCGGAGCTGCGCCCGGACTCGCGCTACAACAAAGACAACAACTTCATCATCAGCAACTACTCCACCAGCTCCGACGTACTGGTGGTGATGGTCAAGACACCGCCGGAAGGCTGCTCGCGCTATGAAGCCATGGCACCCATCGACCAGTTGATGTGGAAGATGCAGAACACCGAGGGCGTGCAATCGGCCATCTCGTTGGTGACCGTGTCCAAGCAGATGATCAAGGGCATGAACGAGGGCAACCTGAAATGGGAAACCCTGTCGCGCAACCCTGACGTGCTGAACAACTCCATCGCCCGCGCCGATGGCCTGTACAACAACAACTGTTCCCTGGCGCCGGTGCTGGTGTTCCTCAACGACCACAAGGCCGAGACCCTCGACCGCGCGGTGCATGCGGTGCAGGACTTCGCCAGGGAGAACAACAAGGACGGCCTGGAATTCATCCTCGCCGCCGGTAACGCCGGGATCGAGGCGGCCACCAACGAGGTGATCAAGGAATCCGAGCTGACCATCCTGATCCTGGTGTACCTGTGCGTGGCCACCATGTGCATGATCACCTTCCGTTCCTGGGCGGCGACCCTGTGCATCGTGCTGCCGCTGGTGCTGACCTCGGTGCTGGGCAACGCGCTGATGGCGTTCATGGGCATCGGCGTCAAGGTCGCGACCTTGCCGGTGGTGGCGCTGGGCGTGGGGATTGGCGTGGACTACGGCATCTACATCTACAGCCGCCTGGAGAGTTTCCTGCGGGCCGGCCTGCCGTTGCAGGAAGCGTATTACCAGACCCTCAAGTCCACCGGTAAAGCCGTGCTGTTCACCGGCCTGTGCCTGGCCATCGGCGTGTGCACCTGGATCTTCTCGGCCATCAAGTTCCAGGCCGACATGGGCCTGATGCTGACCTTCATGCTGCTGTGGAACATGTTCGGCGCGCTGTGGCTGTTGCCGGCGCTGGCACGCTTCCTGATCAAACCCGAGAAGCTGGCGGGGCAGAAGGGCAATTCGTTGTTTGCCCACTGA
- a CDS encoding WD40/YVTN/BNR-like repeat-containing protein, whose amino-acid sequence MGVVFFRPKATRRVALLATALSLLGAVALSTPAHAATETTAAAVFAIDSPKAAKSLMIDVVHAGKRLVAVGDRGHILYSDDQGATWTQAKVPTRQLLTAVFFADDQHGWAVGHDAQILVSTDGGLTWTQQFQDLKREAPLLDVWFKDASHGFAVGAYGALIETTDGGKTWDDVSDRLDNEDQYHLNAIAHVKDAGLFIVGEQGSMFRSPDEGQTWEKLEGPYEGSLFGVIGTAQAQTLLAYGLRGNLFRSTDFGSTWEPVELNATRGALEFGLSGATLLDDGSIVVVGNGGSVVVSHDDGLTFSVFNRPDRISLSAVTAAGNGNLILVGQGGVRVATPTGAELIKQ is encoded by the coding sequence ATGGGTGTGGTGTTTTTCCGCCCGAAGGCCACGCGCAGGGTCGCATTGCTGGCCACAGCGCTCTCGTTGCTGGGGGCTGTCGCGTTGTCGACACCCGCCCACGCCGCCACCGAAACCACCGCCGCCGCGGTGTTTGCCATTGATTCCCCCAAGGCTGCCAAAAGCCTGATGATCGACGTGGTGCACGCAGGCAAACGCCTGGTGGCGGTCGGTGATCGCGGGCACATTCTCTATTCCGACGACCAGGGCGCCACCTGGACCCAAGCCAAAGTGCCCACCCGGCAACTGCTGACGGCGGTGTTTTTCGCCGACGACCAACACGGCTGGGCGGTGGGCCATGACGCACAGATCCTCGTCAGCACCGATGGCGGCCTGACCTGGACCCAACAATTCCAGGACCTCAAGCGCGAAGCGCCGCTGCTCGACGTCTGGTTCAAGGACGCCAGCCACGGCTTTGCCGTGGGCGCCTATGGTGCGCTGATCGAAACCACCGACGGCGGCAAAACCTGGGACGACGTCAGCGACCGCCTCGACAACGAAGACCAATACCACCTCAACGCCATCGCCCACGTCAAAGACGCCGGGCTGTTTATCGTCGGCGAGCAGGGCAGCATGTTCCGCTCCCCTGACGAGGGGCAAACCTGGGAAAAACTCGAAGGCCCCTACGAGGGTTCGCTGTTCGGCGTGATCGGCACCGCCCAGGCGCAAACCCTGTTGGCCTACGGCCTGCGCGGCAACCTGTTTCGCTCCACGGATTTTGGCAGCACCTGGGAGCCGGTGGAGTTGAACGCCACCCGTGGCGCGCTGGAGTTCGGCCTGTCGGGGGCGACCCTGCTGGACGACGGCTCCATCGTGGTGGTGGGCAACGGCGGCAGCGTGGTGGTCAGCCACGACGACGGCCTGACCTTCAGCGTATTCAATCGCCCGGACCGCATTTCGCTGTCGGCGGTCACGGCGGCGGGCAACGGCAACTTGATTCTGGTGGGGCAGGGTGGCGTTCGCGTCGCAACGCCGACCGGTGCCGAGCTGATAAAACAATAA